ATGAGGTTGCTGTTTCTACACTGCATACTCGAGCAAGATACGGCTAAAGAAGCAGGCTCACAATACAAACTGCATCACgcaaacacaaacacacaccACAACCAATTTAACATTAGCTTGAGAGAAGGAAGGATGATTTTGGATATTGTTTTTACCTGCGGCTCCCAAGCGCGCAGCTGCATTGCACGCAGTGACCTGCGGCTAGAGCGTAGCTACCATTTGGAACTATCAATCCGAAATCCGAAGCATACTTGGGGAAGTTTGAAGCACAAGCTGATGAAGAATATACATAACCAATCATTAAAACAGAGCTCAGCAACCAAACACAAAGATGCAAACTTTTTGGCAGCTCAAAACTCACACCAACGCACGACAATTAGAGAAACATTAACTAACTATTAAACTAACAATAGAAACTACTATAAAGATCATAACTTTATAGACCTGACCTGACAAAGGAACGGCGAGGATATCACCGGAGCTAACATCAGGAGCACCCATAGCATTCACATTCATCAAATCAGAAACAGTAGTCTCATACCTCCTCGCTATCCCCGCCAACGTATCAACCCCTCTCACCACATACGACAGATAAACCGCAGGCAAAGAATCATCACTCCCGTTGAAGCAAGCGCAAGGGAGAGGGACAACAAGACTCGTCCCGACATCGAGCAACGACGGATCAGCAACCGAGTTAGCCTCCTGGATCTGCTCGGCGGAGACCAGACCGCCGTAGACGGAGCCGGCGATGGAAGCTAGCGTGTCGGAAGGGCGGGTCTTGTAGCGCGTGGAGAGTGATTTACGGATGCCGTCGAGGCAGGAGCAGGTGAGGGGGATTTTGAGGAAGAGGTTGGAAGGGAGGATGTGGTTCTCGACGTCAGGGTAGGAGATGTCGATGGCGTTGGCGAGGAGGAGGGAGATTGGGTCTGTTTGGAAGAGGGACGCTACTTCCGAGACTTTGAGGTCGGTGTAGAGGGTGTAGCCGAGTAAGGAGTTGCACGTGTCGTTGCTCGAGCACGGCTCGATGGTTGATTTAGCCGTTGTTGATGTGGAGAGTAAGCTCGAAGCTAGGAGGAGAAGGACAATCTCTCTCATGCTCTCTATCTTTCTATTACAGAACAATGGACAGAGTAAGAAGTCTCAGGAGTTTTGTAGAGAGagaatctttcttcttcttctttcttgttgaggagagagagtgagagtcAGAAGAAAAGTAGAAACTTTTTTGAAatggaggagagagagagagagagtagtagACAAGTGTGTTGTACAGAGTGAACAGAGAAGGTTCGATCTCCGAGACATGACAGATGTTTGTTGTGACTGATTTGCCCTTTTCTCTGTAACTCGTTTGACCGGTTAAAGACAACCCGTTGCCATGAATGAGAAAACCGGAAGAAGGATATTGCGGTAAATTAATGACTTTAAGGCTGAGGCCCACTTAAAAAGGCCCATTTTACTTTTTAGAGGAGCGAAAGCAAAGAATCTTCTTTGAGCTAACTAATATTCTTTACTTTGGGAGAGCAGAGAGCtacataatattttagaaacctaAAAATGGCTTAACTGGTTAAGTTTAAATCTTGTGATACATTAGAGCAAGAGCCGGTTTTGAAAAACATTCAACttgattaagaaaaatatatgtattgaCCACTTAGTTTTCGTTACGTAATTGTTTCAAgttctataaattaatttcaGAGCGAATTAATAAAAGTAAGGTGAAAGCATTAGTATAACTGAATACAAAATGGGCATGTTTTAATGAGGATGTTCAATATTAAATCTaaatcctttttcttttcttttttatttggcTTTCAACAGTAGCTCTATGGCTTGAAGAATTCAATTACACACGTTGCATGTTCAAACTTTACCCTCGACTTTATCATTAACAAGAGGGATCAGGAGTTCCATCTTGTTCCTTGGTGTACAAGGAGTCCTAGGAGTTCCAGGTTGTTGCTGAGAAAGCATATGACTTACATATCCATAAAACGTGCATCCCACGAGTGTGATTCCACATCCAACACCATTCATCGGTGATATCGGGTTTCGGAATATCATCCATGAAACCAGAACAGCCACTGCAACCTACAAAATCATCACATCTGATGAGTTTAGGtttcaaaatttgtttggaaCAGCCAAAAGACCGAAAGGGTTACGAGTTGTTCGTTATTTTACCTTAAGGTTTCCAGCTACATTGAATGTAACTGCTGTTGTGGAGTGAATGACATAGAAGATGGAGAAGTTAAGACAGAAAGCTACAACACCTGAGCTTAAAATCATGATGAGAGCCGACCATGGAGAAGAGTGCGCTTCAAACCAATCCAATATCCCGTTGCCTTCCAGTAAAAACGCCGGTACTCCAAGAATCATTGTCGCAAAAGGAGCCATATAGTACACCGTGTTGATGCTAAAACATAGAGACAAGATTCACAACGAGGAGGGAACAAACACTAAGTTTCATACTTTCAAAATACATCATGTGAAACTAAATATCAGAAACCTAATCATGACCGGAACTGGACATAACTCACTAAAACATTGGTTTTGACCTTAAAATTTTTAGAGGTTATTTACATAGACATATgtttacaaattatgaaaaaaaatatttattaaaattattagtaaaatgttTATGACCCTAAAATCTCATATCCGGAAACTTAAGGAATCAGAACACTGACCTATCAAATTTGTAACCGTGAAGAAGAGATTCAGCAAGAATGGTCTTAGTAGAGGTAGCTAAACAACCAAACAGAGCAGCACAGAAACCAAACACGTTAAAGCTAAGTTCTGTAATAGAAGTCAGAAAAATCCCTCCTACAATTGGAACCAACGACGCCCAAATACGCCAATTGAAATATTTCCTCCATACCAACCACTGTAACACAACTGCCctcccaagaaaaaaaaaataacataaagaaCTTATcagaacaagaaacaaaagatCACTGTTTTCTTGCTGTGCAAgtcttgtaaaaaaaaacctGTTGTTGCTGGAGTGAAGGATTTGATTGTCTGCATAAAAGAGACAGGGATGTATCTAAGACTGATGTTTCCTAACACAATGTTGATACAGAAGACGAATGACATTGGGAAGATCCTCTTCCATCGATCTTCTGGATCAACAACGATCAATGGTTTAATCTTCAGGACTTTGATTACAATGTATGCTCCGATCGATGAACATATGAAATGAACGCATGAGACCGACAGAGGGAACTTGAAATCCAGTTTCTGCAACATAATGTTTTCAATCAAAAACGTCTTAGAAAAGACGTAAACTCATTTTGTATCAGAAGTTGTTATTATGTACCTGGAAGATCCATTTGTTCATGATGATAACTGTAACGTTGAAACCCCACCATTGAAGAATGGCTAACAGAGATCTGATCATGCTCCATTGATGCCAAAGACTACCTTCCTCCATCATTTCTTTTCTCACTCTCTGACTCAGTCGAAATGAATCTGAGAGGAGAGAAGATGAGGAACGTTTTAGGAAGGTGGCTTAGGAGATGCTAAATAGGAAAGGCCGTAACGGTAAGCTCTCTGCTTCCATGCGATTTGTTTCGGAttctcttctcttcatcaaTGTTAAACGTTTCCCTTTCTTGTTGCCATGAGAATAATGTTTTGCTCCTACGTAGGTTTCCTTGTGATTAAAGAAACTTTCCCTCTTTAATGCTTATAGTCATTTAATAATGAATATTAAACCAATTCAGTGGTTACAACTTActataattttagaaataaaaataaataaatagaagtcTAACTCTTGTCCGAAAGTAGAAACTTATTTTTCACTGAAGAGAAACTTCATTAGACTTGGCAACAACTGATAGTGTTCTAGGCTCGAAAAACAGTAGAGCATGCACAAACTCGCTGAGAAAAACAGAGTATACACGAACACGCTTTAAAAACAACACTTTTATCCTATTGTCTATCACTTATTTGTTTAATTACTATAAATGCTAAATGAAtactataatttatttatttttgtttagaattgTGAATAAGATAATTTGGTGAgtaatgttaaattgaataatatCTCTAGAGATCAAAAGATACAAAATCGTCTGATCTCGATCGCTAGTGTGGTCTTATCCTAttgttttcttgtcttttccCATGTGATGCTAAAATtgcttgacaaaaaaaactgtaGGACTAAAAGAAAAAGGTTCGAATTGAAAACAGAAAAGTGACCAACAGATATATGATGCCCATACTACAGAACTTCAATAACAAGAACATGACTTGAATCCTATCCAAAGATTCCCATTCCTAGCATGTGCTCACTCCttttaggtttttattttaatttgctTCACCTTTCTATATTATAAAGTTCCTTTTTATGTGTTCTGTATATAACCTTGTAGGACTACTTTTATTTCCCTCAAAATTGATAAGATCGTATAGATACACGGATTATCTACCACGAAGTGGGTGAGCAAGACTTGTAGCGAGTTAACTAGGCAGTAACCAGCTACTTGAAatctattttggtttttttaaaaaaaaaatatctatctGTAGGCATAGCATTGTGTTTAGGAAAAGGAATTTATACGGTATGTACATTGTAAATAAGAAACTGCAATATTAAAATCCCAcgacccaaaaagaaaaattcaaccaacaattataacatttttttcttttggttcgACGTATCAGAGCACTCCGCACTCCGGTAGTTTTAGGTAATTTTTTTACAAGTGAATTACATACAGTATCAGTATGTAATTAAAGACATCTGATTTTaggaatttttattttagattttaaccaCTTCGGATCCTCTAGTACTCTTACTGTATATCTTAGTTTACATAAAATCAGCATAAAAAGTTGAACCCTGGACTTCCTTGTATGAGAAGGTCGGACCAATCCGATCCAACCGGTTCATATCGGTTTGTATTGGTTAAAGACATAATAACTTTGATAACTGTGAGTCAAATAGTATAAAGGAAGTATGTGGGATGGTCTAATTGAAAAAGTGATGATACATTGAAACTCATCACTACACAATCACATCACATGTCAATGTCTTGTTTCAAGTGTTGGGCTGTTTTAGCTCTTTGATATTGAAGCCTGTCTGTTCCTTCTCCTTTTTCTTTAGATCACGTGAACGCTCAAAAACTTGACCTACACGTAAATGTTATcacaccccccccccccccccccccccaactCTATGAATTAGGTCAATCTAGCTCCAAAACTTTAATTATTACTTATTCCCATTTGTTGGATATATGAGCACGTGATTTCAAGTTTGTGAATACAAATAGAATACTTAAACTTGGCGATTTTCAAGATCATTAGCAAATGGGGAGAAGTTTCATCAAACCCTAAGATAAATCTGATTTTGTTTCGCTCAAAGAAGAAAGAAGTGTAGATGAAGCGATATGTGGTCTTGATAGTGCAGATTTTGCCCATGCGATGTGAGATAGCCATTTATATTCGAGAAGCAAACATAATAATTCTCGCACGGAAATAATATATGCACTAAAGCAAATCAATCTATGTAAACACACATGAGTCAACTGATTTTGAGTTTCTAACTGAAACTTGAACATGATGAAGTTGtgtttatatttatcaaaattacgTTCTATATTCATCTTTTTTATGCTAGATGCAAATAGATTATCGAAATAGTATCCAACTATACTATACAAACACCAAgatcatataaattattaacaaGATAATTTCTTTAGCATTCATAACtagaagagaaaaaggaaaattatttaaattatcaatATCTGACTAGTTTTAGCTTGAGTTTTAGTCCAAATAGTTTATATGGTGGGTGATAACAGATGATCGGTCAATCTCATGACATTAGTTAGAAGGTATTCTAAATTTAGATTAGACAGTATGTTACGTTTTCGGGATAGTCTAATATGTAGCACTAAATACGTTCTTTTCGGAGTCAATCGAATTAACCGATAAgatttatcaaaagaaaaaagagaaattatgTTATCAAAATTGAAATATCGATCGATAATCTTATTCGTGGTTAAGTCTTATTTCAATAAAAATGTGAATATTACCAATTTTCAGGTTTGTGACAGAAGTATATAGGTGATAAGAAGCATAggaaaatgaaaagaaacacttAAATAGAGACTCGATTTGTAGTTAAGTTTCATCATCTTCCATGGGA
The genomic region above belongs to Raphanus sativus cultivar WK10039 unplaced genomic scaffold, ASM80110v3 Scaffold3346, whole genome shotgun sequence and contains:
- the LOC130506524 gene encoding lysM domain-containing GPI-anchored protein 1-like — protein: MREIVLLLLASSLLSTSTTAKSTIEPCSSNDTCNSLLGYTLYTDLKVSEVASLFQTDPISLLLANAIDISYPDVENHILPSNLFLKIPLTCSCLDGIRKSLSTRYKTRPSDTLASIAGSVYGGLVSAEQIQEANSVADPSLLDVGTSLVVPLPCACFNGSDDSLPAVYLSYVVRGVDTLAGIARRYETTVSDLMNVNAMGAPDVSSGDILAVPLSACASNFPKYASDFGLIVPNGSYALAAGHCVQCSCALGSRSLYCEPASLAVSCSSMQCRNSN